The genomic segment TGCCTGAGATTATACTCACTCTGAACTTTCATGCTGGTGTGAAAGATCTTTTGCTGTGCAAAGTCCCTTCCACAACAGAAGATCTTAGCTGAAAATGAATCCCTTGTTGGACAGCATCATGACACTTTCTGTTTAATATCTCTAAATAATCTCAGGCAGTGGCAGCAGTGTGAAATATCCCTATTTCATCATCTGCACTAACATCATGTGCTTCCAGTGATGTTGGCTAGGACAAATGGGGATGTTAATGGAAATTTTATTTGGGGATTGTACATTCTTGGCTGAGGGTGCAGAAAAGGGGAGACTGGCAAAAGACCATAGTGACTTTGGACCAAGACAAGCAAGTGACAAGGTTACAAAGATATTTTGGGATATCAAAGTTTCTTTTAATGGGACCTATAAGCCACAGGTCCAGCGAGAGAAGTTCTAACTGTTTTTATTGTTGGGGCTTTAGGGAGTAGGAGGCTAGTGATTACTTGTGAGACCAAGAGGATTCTCTGAACTGGGAATGTTTTAGACTAGTGTCCTGGCCAAATTGGAACCCCAGGGCATATTATCTAGATTCTCAGAAGGTAGGGAATAAGCCTATATAACTCCTTCCCAGGGGACGGGCTGAAAACAGAATCTGGCTTCAGGAATAGAGGGCTGTGATCCTAGGCAAGTATCCAAGCATCTGCCTCCAGAGGTAGTGCCAGCCTTTCCAGACCCCCAAGTTCAGGATTTGTAAAGGAACATTTGTGTGGGAACATAGGTAAACTTAGGTTGAAACAATGTAGGGAAGTGTTCTTTAATTTCAACCTTGGATACTGTGATCCCACACTAGTTCCCTGATTTTCTTATTTTCCCTGCATGATAATGCATAGTTCCTACCTTCTCCCAAGCAGGACACATACTTAGGCCAAGGTCTACAGTTCCCAGTGATGCACATATTAGGGATTTCACAGCAAATATATGTTAATATCTATTGAGTAATTATCATAGTCATATACAGACAGTGGGATAAAGATCGTGTAATCCACACCCCCAGGCCCCAGACTCTCCTCAAAGTGACCCTCCACCTCCACTTCCAGGCTTCATTGTTTCCACTGCACCTAAGTTATCTAGTATTGCTataacaaatatcacaagtgggtggctttaacaaacagaaatttattttctcacagtttaatcAGAGATCAGAAGTCTGAAGATACTACTCTTTGAAATCTAGGAGGTTGCGGCCCCACCCTTTGGGATCCAGgaggccatggccccaccctttgaaatcccagaggccatggccccaccctttgagactgaggcagctctgcttacCGTGCTCCTTCTAACAGTTCTGTggatctccaagctgctccagggatgttTCTTTTCTTGCAGGACAACAGacatagctcctttggcctgtttcctgcctgtagaattccaaaagGCAGAAAGGATTCTctccttttgttttttctctgtctccttcagtctaagctgatgggttctctgctgtggtagttggttagatccatcagtcacaggcttaatctctttaacaaaagattgtgtagctatGTCCTTGGTAAatattctaggacatgtgtccttaatTTGTGCAACAGAATTtccaagtttttgttttgtttccatttttcacagttcatttttaagtccctctctttcctctctcattttacgataagtggcaaggagaaactatgtggcccctttaagatcttgcttagaaatctcatcagctaaATATCTAAGTTCATcatttacaagttctaccttccaccaaatatttgaacGTAATTCAAACAAATTCTTTGCCATTGtataaaaagcattgcccttcctccattgtccagtcaccacattcatcattttcttttaaagcctcaccagaagcacatttaatctccacatttctagcaacattctgttgctggcactgtatgtattctctaagatggtAGAGATTTCCTCTATACCTTCCTCACTTCCTTTGGAGccttcaccagaattgcctttgattgcataattctaccaacagtcacTTCAGAGCAATCTAGggttttattattaggcactttaaaactcttccagcctctacccaacACCCAATACCAAAACTGCTTGTACTTCTTAGATAActtttagagcagcaccccactcttccagtaccaaattcttagttaactagcactgctataacagaaataccacaagtggatggctttgacaaacattTACTTTCttgcagtttaggaggccagaagtctaaattcagggtgccaactctaggggaagcctttctctctcgcttctggaggaaggtccttgtctctttgagcttctgctcctgggcaatcttcatgtggcttggtatcttTCTTCCACCGTGTCTTctgtgcttgcttgtttaatctcttttacatctcaaaagagaatgagtcaagatacaccctacactaatcttgcctcattaacataacaaagacaacccaatccCAAATGGAATtgtaaccacagacatagaggttaggatttacagcccatattttggggggacacagtttaaccTGTAACACACTGCCCACTAGAACTGGCTTTTTGTGCACGTGAAGGTTTCTAGGAGCCGGTCCCTGATCTGCTTGGTGCGGACCCCATAGATGAGGGGGTTGAGGGCAGGTGGCAGCAGCAAGTAGATGTTGGAGAGGAGGATGTGTACAGGCTTTGGGACAGTGTGACGACCAAAGCGGTGTGTGAGGTAGGAGAAGAGACCCGACACATAGAAGGTCAGAATGACACAGATGTGGGAACTACACGTACCAAAGGCCTTGGCACGTGCCTCCTGGGTAGGCAGCCGTAGCACAACATGGGCAATGAGTCCATAGGAGCTGGTGATACCCAGGATATCCAAACCTGACACAGCCAGTGAAAGTGCCAGCCCATACAAGTTGTTTGCTTGTGTGTTACCCACTACCAGCTCTACCACtgccatgtgtgcacagtaggcATGGCCTATAGTCTTGGCTCGGAAGTGCCCAAATTGTGCCACCAGCAGAGGGAAGGGTATAACAATAGCCACTGCTTTTACTGCTAGTGCCAGGGCTACATAGCCCACACGGGCTTTGGTGACTAGGATAGAATAGTGCAGTGGACTTCCTACCGCCACAGCACGATCACAGGCCATGGTCAACAGTACACCAGATTCCATGGCAGTCAGTGCATGTACAAAGAACATCTGGAACAGACAGGCAGCATATGGCACTGGCTGGGGCCCAAGCCACAGCACAGCCAGCAGCCCTGGGGCTATAGATGTGGCTAAGCCGAGGTCTGTGGCTGCTAGAACAGCCAGGAGAAAGAACATGGGCTGGTGCAGAGTGGTGTCTATCCACACTACTGCCAG from the Loxodonta africana isolate mLoxAfr1 chromosome 7, mLoxAfr1.hap2, whole genome shotgun sequence genome contains:
- the LOC104846101 gene encoding olfactory receptor 52W1, with the protein product MVEAPQPNSTFLRPTFFLLTGIPGIGSAQAWVTLVFGPMYLLALLGNGALLAVVWIDTTLHQPMFFLLAVLAATDLGLATSIAPGLLAVLWLGPQPVPYAACLFQMFFVHALTAMESGVLLTMACDRAVAVGSPLHYSILVTKARVGYVALALAVKAVAIVIPFPLLVAQFGHFRAKTIGHAYCAHMAVVELVVGNTQANNLYGLALSLAVSGLDILGITSSYGLIAHVVLRLPTQEARAKAFGTCSSHICVILTFYVSGLFSYLTHRFGRHTVPKPVHILLSNIYLLLPPALNPLIYGVRTKQIRDRLLETFTCTKSQF